Proteins from a genomic interval of Paenibacillus sp. RC334:
- a CDS encoding RDD family protein produces the protein MYFLDEQHVSHNPQETARQMYIRHGQNYGADTNRMAEISKTYGNSTLYRRWGATVFDFIFFLFGYICFFISVIQITDRWFLPLAIASRCILLIAFFSYYLLLEGYTGYTLGKFVFRIKVVNGEGKPPGFLKSLIRTLLRLIDTNPLLMGGIPAGISVLVTASRQRIGDLAAGTYVVKVRDLESISKKTMKRSLFIFFTAMVILGASFVNAIFILANSYVPPEALVSKKEQSYVSKDGRFQITAPLDWSTDPDREGKAGIAIFNPYIQKSVVVLSHSKKQLGNITLQQYGKKAENNLTKEWNLSSVGPVSNTTIHGYPALEFTIKGKKDVDKYVTHVAIIKTEKNYYQVLGYAPASKDGRLKKELHDITYSFREVHH, from the coding sequence GTGTATTTTTTGGACGAACAGCACGTATCACACAATCCGCAGGAAACTGCAAGACAGATGTACATTCGGCATGGTCAAAATTATGGGGCAGACACCAACAGGATGGCCGAAATATCAAAAACGTACGGGAATTCTACTCTGTATAGACGGTGGGGAGCAACGGTTTTTGATTTCATATTTTTTTTATTCGGGTATATTTGTTTTTTTATTTCTGTCATTCAAATAACGGATAGATGGTTTTTGCCTTTAGCGATTGCATCCCGTTGTATTCTCCTTATTGCTTTCTTCAGCTATTATTTGCTTTTGGAAGGTTACACAGGCTATACGCTTGGTAAGTTCGTTTTTCGTATTAAGGTGGTTAACGGGGAAGGAAAGCCTCCTGGTTTTCTTAAATCACTCATTCGTACGCTGCTCAGGCTAATAGACACCAATCCGTTGCTAATGGGTGGGATACCTGCTGGTATCAGCGTGTTAGTGACTGCATCAAGACAACGAATTGGTGATTTAGCTGCAGGTACATATGTTGTAAAGGTACGGGATTTAGAGTCGATTAGCAAAAAGACAATGAAACGTTCGCTATTTATATTTTTTACCGCAATGGTGATCTTGGGAGCCTCGTTTGTAAATGCTATTTTTATACTGGCAAATAGCTATGTGCCTCCTGAAGCCCTGGTGAGCAAGAAAGAGCAAAGCTATGTAAGTAAAGATGGACGGTTTCAAATCACGGCCCCACTGGACTGGTCAACAGACCCGGACCGTGAAGGAAAAGCAGGGATTGCGATATTCAATCCGTACATTCAAAAGTCCGTTGTGGTACTATCCCACTCAAAAAAGCAATTGGGCAATATAACTCTTCAACAGTATGGTAAGAAAGCTGAAAATAACTTAACCAAAGAGTGGAACCTGTCCAGTGTAGGACCTGTCTCTAACACAACCATTCATGGATATCCTGCCCTTGAGTTCACGATTAAAGGCAAGAAAGATGTGGACAAATATGTCACCCATGTAGCGATTATTAAGACCGAAAAGAATTACTACCAGGTGCTTGGATATGCACCAGCGTCTAAAGACGGCCGTTTAAAGAAAGAACTGCACGACATTACCTATAGCTTCCGCGAGGTTCATCATTAG
- a CDS encoding DUF2920 family protein has translation MSEQHSINIPAHHNIYTGKSNRELRIDFSIPQNGVNENTGLIIFVPGFGGNIDSKVYMKMRELFADKYNMVTIQCNYFGSSYMQSSVNYKFKNPQILRSVLTIDEMERINKDSSILLNILSEKNILVSVIADIDESIEEFNDMSYMQAVDIISAVESVKIILNGNGLTFKSNRIIGYGHSHGAYLLHLSNRLAPTLFSYLIDNSAWIEPAYLSDIRVLYKTMGNSTFVYEFDYFAKKIVRNKQDLNLETLYKDFNGNTQVLSFQGDEDNLVNHVEKKRIVETINNSDFILVKKEDVDHIKYKSNGHGLDADFLELFSYALELERPTKETLKKDLKYIVDFESVFIEVDYAHGLPIFNFNFK, from the coding sequence ATGTCAGAACAACATAGTATTAATATTCCAGCACATCATAATATATACACAGGTAAGTCTAATCGAGAACTACGAATTGACTTTTCTATCCCACAAAATGGAGTTAATGAAAACACGGGATTGATTATTTTCGTCCCTGGGTTCGGCGGTAATATTGATTCTAAAGTTTACATGAAAATGAGGGAACTATTTGCTGACAAATACAATATGGTAACGATTCAGTGTAATTATTTTGGTAGTTCATATATGCAATCATCAGTAAACTACAAGTTTAAAAATCCTCAGATTTTACGAAGTGTACTTACGATAGATGAAATGGAGAGAATAAATAAAGACTCTTCTATTTTACTAAATATATTGTCTGAAAAAAATATTCTAGTTTCTGTGATTGCTGATATAGATGAAAGCATAGAGGAATTTAATGATATGAGTTATATGCAGGCAGTAGATATTATCAGCGCTGTAGAGTCGGTTAAAATCATACTAAATGGAAATGGTTTAACATTTAAGTCCAATAGAATTATTGGATACGGACACTCTCATGGGGCATACCTATTACACTTAAGCAATAGGTTAGCACCTACTTTGTTTTCATATTTGATAGACAACTCGGCTTGGATAGAGCCGGCATATTTATCCGATATTAGAGTTTTATATAAGACTATGGGAAATTCAACGTTTGTTTATGAATTTGACTATTTTGCGAAGAAAATAGTGCGAAATAAGCAAGACTTAAACTTAGAGACGCTTTATAAAGATTTTAATGGAAATACGCAGGTTTTATCTTTTCAAGGAGATGAGGATAATTTAGTTAACCATGTAGAAAAAAAACGTATTGTAGAGACTATCAATAATTCAGATTTTATACTTGTTAAAAAGGAAGATGTAGATCATATAAAATATAAATCGAATGGTCATGGTTTAGATGCAGATTTTTTAGAGCTTTTCTCCTATGCATTAGAATTAGAACGCCCAACAAAAGAAACCTTAAAAAAAGATTTGAAATATATAGTCGATTTTGAAAGTGTATTTATAGAAGTTGATTATGCGCACGGATTACCAATATTTAATTTTAATTTTAAGTGA
- a CDS encoding sugar diacid recognition domain-containing protein: protein MMKDIPYNINIMNERGIIIGSGESERVGTVHQGAVHALETGKMIEVWQDGHYEKKGTNEPIVIHHERVGVIGITGNPDEVRPFCNIVKTTVSLLIEQRISLEHLAHEANRKKSVLEMLLNHQGAYTLKIKKEATQYHIDLLLKTSAVYVKYLPDDPANLAELSNIFMQHPSFRMEENSYLILMQNQEVTDKLLEPLVRSHPHVLIAVSRQEHNIADCYLQAKSAMNVLLALRPPVQIISFAEVEFWVKLSQSNLTNTIHLVTKLEDTVDLLDTLRSFINHNGSVSLTADELNIHRNTLQYRLKRIHTLTGKDPRNLLQLFELTHGLLALYQ from the coding sequence ATGATGAAGGATATTCCATACAATATCAATATTATGAATGAACGAGGCATCATCATTGGCAGCGGCGAAAGCGAACGGGTTGGAACTGTTCACCAAGGAGCTGTTCATGCGCTCGAAACCGGGAAAATGATTGAAGTATGGCAGGACGGCCACTATGAGAAAAAGGGGACCAATGAGCCCATCGTCATTCATCATGAACGAGTCGGTGTTATTGGCATTACGGGCAATCCCGATGAAGTGCGGCCTTTTTGCAATATCGTCAAAACCACGGTATCGCTCCTGATCGAGCAGCGAATCTCTCTGGAGCATCTGGCCCACGAAGCTAACCGTAAAAAATCCGTGCTGGAAATGCTGTTGAATCATCAGGGAGCCTATACCCTAAAAATAAAAAAAGAAGCGACTCAATATCACATTGATTTGCTTCTAAAAACTTCGGCGGTATATGTAAAGTATCTTCCTGACGACCCGGCTAATTTAGCCGAACTGTCCAATATATTCATGCAGCATCCGTCCTTTCGTATGGAGGAGAACAGCTATCTCATCCTGATGCAAAATCAGGAGGTGACAGACAAGCTGCTGGAGCCGCTTGTGCGTAGCCACCCCCATGTGCTGATTGCCGTCAGCAGACAAGAGCATAACATTGCGGATTGTTATTTGCAGGCCAAGTCAGCCATGAATGTTTTACTGGCTCTGCGCCCGCCCGTGCAGATAATCTCTTTTGCAGAAGTCGAATTTTGGGTCAAACTGAGCCAATCTAACCTGACGAACACGATCCATCTGGTCACTAAACTGGAAGACACCGTGGATTTGCTGGATACGCTGCGAAGCTTTATTAACCATAACGGCAGTGTGTCCCTCACCGCAGACGAATTAAATATTCACCGGAACACGCTGCAATACCGCCTGAAGCGCATCCATACCTTAACGGGTAAAGATCCCCGAAATCTCCTTCAACTTTTTGAGCTTACGCACGGCTTATTGGCACTGTATCAATGA
- a CDS encoding glycerate kinase: MREKTFVLAPDSFKESMTAKEVCIAMEKGLRKVYPAANYVHVPMADGGEGTVQSLVDATGGQIRYIEVTGPLGEPVTAAYGLLGDGTTAAIEMASASGIHLVNKDNKNPLKTTTYGTGELIRECLNQGIRKIIIGIGGSATNDGGTGMAEALGARFLDAKGNTLPRGGGSLGELASINISSLDDRLQQVQLIVACDVTNPLCGAHGASHVFGPQKGATPEMAQQLDANLAHYAEVVKRQLGKDVRDLPGAGAAGGLGAGLLIFTQAALQKGIEIVIEYTGLKQKLAKADIVFTGEGGIDFQTKFGKTPYGVAQAAKQSGKKVIAVAGYIGEGIDTLYKEGIDAVFGIVPGASELDKLLVEGPQNVERTCENIARVLQFGEK; encoded by the coding sequence ATGAGAGAGAAGACATTTGTGCTGGCACCGGATTCCTTTAAAGAAAGTATGACAGCCAAAGAAGTGTGTATCGCGATGGAAAAAGGACTGCGCAAGGTCTATCCGGCCGCAAATTATGTCCACGTCCCTATGGCGGACGGCGGTGAAGGAACGGTACAGTCATTGGTGGATGCGACAGGCGGGCAGATTCGTTATATCGAGGTGACCGGACCGCTTGGAGAACCTGTAACTGCTGCATACGGCTTGCTGGGAGACGGCACCACTGCAGCAATTGAGATGGCATCCGCCAGCGGAATTCATCTGGTCAATAAGGATAACAAAAATCCGCTAAAGACAACAACTTACGGTACGGGTGAGCTAATCCGTGAGTGTCTGAATCAGGGGATTCGAAAGATTATTATTGGTATTGGTGGAAGCGCGACGAATGACGGCGGTACAGGAATGGCGGAAGCGCTGGGTGCCAGATTTCTTGATGCAAAAGGGAACACTCTTCCACGCGGCGGGGGCAGTCTGGGAGAACTGGCCAGTATTAATATTTCATCTCTGGATGACCGCTTGCAGCAGGTACAATTGATTGTAGCCTGCGATGTGACGAATCCGTTGTGCGGAGCGCATGGAGCATCTCATGTATTCGGTCCGCAAAAAGGGGCAACACCGGAGATGGCGCAGCAATTGGATGCCAATCTTGCTCATTACGCGGAGGTGGTGAAGCGACAGCTGGGCAAGGATGTGCGCGATCTTCCTGGCGCGGGAGCAGCAGGTGGATTGGGTGCGGGACTGTTGATTTTTACTCAGGCAGCGCTGCAAAAAGGCATTGAAATTGTGATCGAATACACCGGGTTAAAGCAAAAGCTGGCGAAGGCGGATATCGTTTTTACGGGGGAAGGCGGCATTGATTTTCAGACCAAATTCGGGAAAACTCCATATGGGGTAGCTCAGGCTGCCAAACAATCCGGCAAAAAGGTCATTGCAGTCGCTGGCTATATCGGGGAAGGGATCGATACGTTGTACAAGGAAGGAATAGATGCGGTGTTCGGCATCGTGCCGGGAGCCTCGGAGCTGGATAAGCTGTTGGTAGAAGGGCCGCAAAACGTAGAGCGTACGTGTGAGAATATCGCAAGGGTGCTTCAATTCGGCGAGAAATGA
- a CDS encoding SLC13 family permease, which produces MEGLTISWIGALAGLAIAIILILRKLNPVYALFLGAIVGALLGGANLEQTISVLISGTQSVMGTVIRVLAAGVLAGVMMESGAAETIAQAIVKKFGGSKAILALALATMIITAVGVFIPVAVLIVAPIALSVGNKMGISKLALLLALSGGGKAGNIISPNPNTIAAARGFNLDLSHVMLADVVPAICGLIVTVLVASMLKTKGVKVSDQDTMDSDVDTTKYPALGRAIVAPLVAVILLMINPIGSISGIEALSSFKVDAMYILPIAGIVGMLAMGQGRNILKYSASGLNKMTATVLILIGAGGIAGLISASNLSTQVVGLIEASGVSGTFLAPLAGILMAAATASTSTGVILATGSFGEAILNMGTAPLAAAVMVHTGATVIDSLPQGNYFHVTADSMKMSIKQRMGLIPYEAIVGGTMTIVATLIYGFLL; this is translated from the coding sequence ATGGAAGGGTTGACGATTAGTTGGATAGGAGCTCTGGCAGGGCTGGCTATTGCGATTATTCTGATATTAAGAAAGCTGAATCCGGTTTACGCTTTGTTTTTGGGAGCCATTGTAGGCGCTTTATTGGGCGGAGCCAATTTAGAGCAGACCATTAGTGTGTTGATTAGCGGTACGCAAAGTGTGATGGGGACGGTCATTCGTGTGCTCGCCGCAGGGGTATTGGCAGGTGTGATGATGGAGTCCGGGGCGGCGGAGACGATTGCGCAGGCTATTGTAAAAAAGTTCGGCGGTAGCAAAGCAATTCTTGCACTAGCCTTGGCAACGATGATTATTACGGCGGTAGGCGTATTTATTCCGGTCGCAGTGCTGATCGTGGCACCTATTGCGTTGTCGGTCGGGAACAAAATGGGGATTTCCAAGCTGGCGCTCCTGCTGGCCTTATCGGGAGGCGGAAAGGCGGGTAACATCATCTCACCGAATCCCAATACGATTGCGGCGGCACGTGGATTCAATCTGGATTTAAGCCATGTTATGCTGGCAGATGTGGTTCCTGCGATATGTGGTTTAATCGTGACCGTTCTGGTTGCGTCTATGTTGAAAACCAAAGGTGTGAAGGTATCCGACCAGGATACGATGGACAGTGATGTCGATACTACGAAGTACCCGGCGCTGGGACGGGCAATTGTAGCTCCGTTGGTAGCTGTTATTTTGCTGATGATTAATCCGATTGGTTCCATTTCCGGTATTGAAGCGCTGTCGAGTTTCAAGGTGGACGCGATGTACATTTTGCCGATTGCCGGGATTGTGGGTATGCTGGCAATGGGGCAAGGACGCAATATTTTAAAATATTCGGCCTCCGGTTTGAATAAAATGACGGCGACCGTGCTGATTTTGATCGGTGCAGGCGGGATTGCGGGTCTGATCTCTGCTTCCAACTTGTCTACTCAGGTGGTTGGCTTGATTGAAGCCTCGGGAGTTTCTGGCACATTTTTGGCACCGCTTGCAGGTATTCTGATGGCGGCTGCCACAGCGTCGACCTCAACGGGAGTTATTTTGGCGACAGGCTCGTTTGGGGAAGCTATTCTGAACATGGGGACGGCCCCGTTGGCCGCAGCTGTGATGGTGCATACAGGGGCTACGGTCATCGACTCCTTGCCACAAGGCAACTATTTTCACGTCACGGCAGACAGCATGAAAATGAGTATTAAACAACGGATGGGACTCATCCCTTATGAAGCTATTGTGGGTGGAACGATGACGATTGTGGCGACATTGATATATGGATTTTTACTTTAA
- a CDS encoding multidrug efflux SMR transporter has protein sequence MAYLFLVISIIGELIGTSMLKASEGFTRLYPTLFTFVAFFISFFFLSLVLKTLPLNMTYAIWSGVGAVATTLISVLIWKEKINTGSIVGISLIVIGVVVLNLFGAGHGEAKGTTETVSSIVQK, from the coding sequence ATGGCCTATCTTTTCTTGGTAATCTCTATTATTGGTGAGCTTATTGGAACTTCAATGCTTAAAGCTTCAGAAGGCTTTACCAGACTGTACCCGACTTTATTTACATTTGTCGCGTTTTTTATTTCCTTCTTTTTTCTCTCTTTGGTTCTCAAAACGCTCCCTTTAAATATGACTTATGCAATCTGGTCAGGTGTAGGAGCTGTTGCTACAACGCTTATTTCAGTATTGATTTGGAAAGAAAAAATCAATACAGGAAGTATCGTAGGCATTTCTTTAATTGTTATTGGCGTGGTGGTGCTGAACCTGTTTGGTGCAGGACATGGTGAGGCAAAAGGTACAACAGAAACAGTTAGCTCAATCGTTCAAAAGTGA